The proteins below come from a single Aegilops tauschii subsp. strangulata cultivar AL8/78 chromosome 6, Aet v6.0, whole genome shotgun sequence genomic window:
- the LOC109784007 gene encoding wall-associated receptor kinase 2, with product MLLILIAVLASAWPAAASASQPPSGTCQRRCGDVDIPYPFGIGRGCYLYTGENDVTFGLTCNLTADGTYRPFCFEVEVLGVSVARGQARVRNEINPWCYNATSRSMDGLSSMWTDFSDSSFMLSDEDNRFTVVGCNSLAYVSSKDASQFATGSTYMTGCMATCPGAGRLENGSCSGMGCCQAAIPRGINSYDVVFEEKFNTTAIANFSRCSYAVLVEAAWFDFRTTYVTAGDFMASTGGKVPLVLDWVVGKVTCREAMRNTTAYACVSSNSGCVDSRNGPGYLCNCSRGYQGNPYLQGGCRDIDECGDGGIKYPCSVPGTCINTPGGFRCACPDKTRGNAYTGTCEAKKSQLGAHIAIGVSISVVVLVISMSCAYLIHERRSLATVKRRYFKQHGGLMLFEEMKSKQGVSFTLFTKEELEEATGRFDERNVIGKGGNGTVYKGTLKDSRAVAIKRCKLINDRQKKEFGKEMLILSQINHRNVVRLYGCCLEVEVPMLVYEFVPNGTLYQLIHRPGARVPLATRLKIAHEGAEALAYLHSWASPPIIHGDVKSPNMLIDDGHTVKVSDFGASTLAPTDEAQFVTFVQGTCGYLDPEYMQTCKLTDKSDVYSFGVVLLELLTRRKALNLQAAEGEEKNLSSHFLLAASASKLDEIVDAQIVDEQSIEVIEQVAEIAKQCLEMASEKRPSMREVAEELGRLRRLLLAQHPWRQKSSEEMEALLTVGSPTPTSTCSEIEPSNAYVSLDDSAYLGVQSPR from the exons ATGCTTCTTATCTTGATCGCCGTGCTCGCTTCGGCGTGGCCCGCGGCGGCATCGGCATCGCAACCACCGAGCGGAACATGCCAGCGGCGGTGCGGCGACGTGGACATCCCGTACCCGTTCGGCATCGGCCGCGGCTGCTACCTCTACACGGGCGAGAACGACGTGACCTTCGGGCTCACCTGCAACCTCACCGCCGACGGCACCTACAGGCCCTTCTGCTTCGAGGTCGAGGTCCTGGGCGTGTCCGTGGCCCGCGGGCAGGCGCGCGTCCGCAACGAGATCAACCCGTGGTGCTACAACGCCACGTCCCGGTCCATGGACGGGCTGAGCAGCATGTGGACAGACTTCTCCGACTCGTCCTTCATGCTGTCCGACGAGGACAACCGGTTCACCGTGGTCGGGTGCAACTCGCTCGCCTACGTGAGCTCCAAGGACGCGTCCCAGTTCGCGACGGGCTCCACGTACATGACCGGGTGCATGGCCACGTGCCCGGGCGCCGGCCGGCTGGAGAACGGCTCCTGCTCCGGCATGGGCTGCTGCCAGGCGGCCATCCCCAGGGGGATCAACTCGTACGACGTGGTGTTTGAGGAGAAGTTCAACACCACCGCGATCGCCAACTTCAGCCGGTGCAGCTACGCGGTCCTGGTCGAGGCGGCGTGGTTCGACTTCCGCACCACCTACGTCACTGCCGGCGACTTCATGGCGTCCACCGGCGGGAAGGTGCCGCTGGTGCTCGACTGGGTGGTAGGGAAGGTGACGTGCCGGGAGGCGATGCGGAACACCACGGCCTACGCCTGCGTCAGCAGCAACAGCGGGTGCGTGGATTCGAGAAACGGCCCGGGATATCTCTGCAACTGCTCTCGTGGGTACCAAGGCAACCCATACCTGCAAGGCGGCTGCCGAG ATATTGACGAGTGCGGCGATGGTGGAATCAAGTACCCGTGCTCTGTTCCTGGTACCTGCATCAACACTCCGGGAGGATTCAGGTGCGCTTGCCCTGACAAGACAAGAGGCAACGCTTACACTGGCACATGCGAGGCGAAGAAATCTCAACTTGGAGCCCACATTGCAATTG GTGTTAGCATCAGCGTAGTTGTACTGGTAATTAGCATGTCCTGTGCCTACCTGATCCACGAAAGGAGGAGCCTTGCCACCGTAAAGAGGAGGTACTTCAAGCAGCACGGAGGCCTCATGCTCTTCGAGGAGATGAAGTCAAAGCAAGGAGTGTCCTTCACGCTGTTCACCAAGGAAGAGCTAGAGGAGGCAACCGGCAGATTCGACGAGCGAAATGTGATCGGGAAGGGAGGCAACGGCACCGTCTACAAGGGCACTCTCAAGGACAGCCGAGCAGTGGCCATAAAGCGGTGCAAGCTCATCAACGACAGGCAGAAGAAGGAGTTCGGGAAGGAGATGCTCATCCTGTCCCAGATCAACCACCGGAACGTCGTCAGGCTCTACGGCTGCTGCCTCGAGGTGGAGGTCCCCATGCTCGTCTACGAGTTCGTCCCCAACGGCACCCTGTACCAGCTCATCCACCGCCCCGGAGCGCGCGTCCCCCTGGCGACGCGCCTCAAGATCGCGCACGAGGGCGCCGAGGCGCTCGCCTACCTGCACTCCTGGGCCTCGCCGCCGATCATCCACGGCGACGTGAAGTCGCCCAACATGCTCATCGACGACGGCCACACCGTCAAGGTCTCCGACTTCGGGGCTTCCACGCTGGCCCCGACGGACGAGGCCCAGTTCGTGACGTTTGTCCAGGGGACCTGCGGCTACCTCGACCCGGAGTACATGCAGACATGCAAGCTGACGGACAAGAGCGACGTGTACAGCTTCGGCGTCgtcctcctggagctgctcaccCGGAGGAAGGCGCTCAACCTTCAGGCCGCCGAGGGCGAGGAGAAGAACCTCTCGTCGCACTTCCTTCTCGCTGCAAGCGCGAGCAAGCTGGACGAGATAGTGGACGCCCAGATCGTGGACGAGCAGAGCATCGAGGTGATTGAGCAGGTGGCGGAGATAGCAAAGCAATGCCTGGAGATGGCCAGCGAGAAGAGACCCTCCATGCGCGAGGTTGCAGAAGAGCTTGGCAGGCTAAGGAGGCTTCTGCTTGCGCAGCATCCATGGCGCCAAAAGAGTTCCGAGGAGATGGAAGCCTTGCTTACTGTTGGGTCGCCAACGCCAACAAGCACCTGCTCCGAGATTGAGCCTAGCAATGCGTATGTCAGCTTGGACGATTCTGCGTACCTGGGAGTGCAATCCCCACGGTGA